The following are encoded together in the Scomber scombrus chromosome 7, fScoSco1.1, whole genome shotgun sequence genome:
- the si:dkey-262k9.2 gene encoding uncharacterized protein si:dkey-262k9.2 isoform X2, producing MAPTEQHLKMMRLLFLCLLLPAATALSEDNEGSAVGGLDDEDLYDQKGILTNIAPGSVGKTKGEEDTSDQFTLIVIIVAVTVLTLSVAAVVTIMLVRRHMHNRQQGIYSVPTEQKDAP from the exons CAGCATTTGAAGATGATGCGATTGCTGTTCCTGTGTCTGCTGCTGCCAGCTGCTACTG CTTTGTCAGAGGACAATGAGGGATCAGCAGTTGGAG GTCTGGATGATGAGGATTTATATGATCAAAAGG GGATCCTCACCAATATTGCTCCTGGCTCAGTAGGTAAAACTAAAGGTGAAGAAGACACGTCAG aTCAGTTCACCCTGATTGTCATCATTGTAGCCGTGACTGTGCTGACTCTTTCAGTTGCAGCTGTAGTCA CCATAATGTTAGTAAGACGTCACATGCACAATCGGCAGCAAGG GATTTACTCTGTGCCTACAGAGCAGAAAGACGCACCCTAG
- the si:dkey-262k9.2 gene encoding uncharacterized protein si:dkey-262k9.2 isoform X3 produces the protein MMRLLFLCLLLPAATALSEDNEGSAVGGLDDEDLYDQKGILTNIAPGSVGKTKGEEDTSDQFTLIVIIVAVTVLTLSVAAVVTIMLVRRHMHNRQQGIYSVPTEQKDAP, from the exons ATGATGCGATTGCTGTTCCTGTGTCTGCTGCTGCCAGCTGCTACTG CTTTGTCAGAGGACAATGAGGGATCAGCAGTTGGAG GTCTGGATGATGAGGATTTATATGATCAAAAGG GGATCCTCACCAATATTGCTCCTGGCTCAGTAGGTAAAACTAAAGGTGAAGAAGACACGTCAG aTCAGTTCACCCTGATTGTCATCATTGTAGCCGTGACTGTGCTGACTCTTTCAGTTGCAGCTGTAGTCA CCATAATGTTAGTAAGACGTCACATGCACAATCGGCAGCAAGG GATTTACTCTGTGCCTACAGAGCAGAAAGACGCACCCTAG
- the si:dkey-262k9.2 gene encoding uncharacterized protein si:dkey-262k9.2 isoform X1, whose protein sequence is MADCSRVCMAPTEHLKMMRLLFLCLLLPAATALSEDNEGSAVGGLDDEDLYDQKGILTNIAPGSVGKTKGEEDTSDQFTLIVIIVAVTVLTLSVAAVVTIMLVRRHMHNRQQGIYSVPTEQKDAP, encoded by the exons CATTTGAAGATGATGCGATTGCTGTTCCTGTGTCTGCTGCTGCCAGCTGCTACTG CTTTGTCAGAGGACAATGAGGGATCAGCAGTTGGAG GTCTGGATGATGAGGATTTATATGATCAAAAGG GGATCCTCACCAATATTGCTCCTGGCTCAGTAGGTAAAACTAAAGGTGAAGAAGACACGTCAG aTCAGTTCACCCTGATTGTCATCATTGTAGCCGTGACTGTGCTGACTCTTTCAGTTGCAGCTGTAGTCA CCATAATGTTAGTAAGACGTCACATGCACAATCGGCAGCAAGG GATTTACTCTGTGCCTACAGAGCAGAAAGACGCACCCTAG